A stretch of Tripterygium wilfordii isolate XIE 37 chromosome 11, ASM1340144v1, whole genome shotgun sequence DNA encodes these proteins:
- the LOC120009618 gene encoding uncharacterized protein LOC120009618 isoform X1, whose amino-acid sequence MTRNKPTTINAPSTQATIPECCMCGDSGLSHELFHCKVCQFRSQHRYCSNLYPKAEYYRVCNWCLREKDNNKSQNSSNSSSSTKASSEGDTKSKKRNNIQGGLKGRRGNSPLKPNIPIKKVQRSSPEPSSPEKLRKRIITKKALEEKMMRRTRSADSLNNNTDNGIARKHVFRNKVRRYGIMDGSSVFLVILDFSQSHNTESEGLKRIHSGRPHLHILNNLFCNVINTINLS is encoded by the exons ATGACAAGAAATAAGCCTACTACTATTAATGCACCATCAACACAAGCAACAATCCCCGAGTGTTGTATGTGTGGAGATTCTGGTCTGTCTCACGAGCTCTTCCACTGCAAAGTCTGCCAATTTAGATCTCAACACAG ATATTGCAGCAATCTGTATCCGAAGGCAGAGTATTACAGAGTATGTAATTGGTGTTTACGCGAGAAAGACAATAACAAGTCCCAGAATTCTTCgaattcttcatcatcaaccaAAGCGAGCAGCGAAGGCGATACCAAGAGCAAGAAGAGGAACAATATACAGGGAGGATTAAAGGGTCGGAGAGGCAATTCACCATTGAAACCCAATATCCCCATCAAGAAAGTACAGAGGTCATCGCCTGAGCCATCATCACCGGAGAAACTGCGAAAAAGGATCATCACAAAGAAAGCATTGGAGGAGAAGATGATGAGGAGGACGAGGTCCGCGGATTCACTGAATAATAATACTGATAATGGGATCGCGAGGAAGCATGTTTTTAGAAATAAAGTCAGAAG ATATGGAATTATGGATGGATCTTCAGTCTTTCTTGTCATCCTTGACTTTTCCCAAAGCCATAATACTGAGAGTGAAGGGCTTAAGCGTATACATTCTGGGCGACCACATTTGCATATCCTCAACAATCTCTTTTGCAATGTAATCAACACAATCAATTTATCATAA
- the LOC120009461 gene encoding ATP-dependent DNA helicase Q-like 2 isoform X2, whose protein sequence is MESEEVLEELKNVEVEIQDVQDQIRILLDQQEKLYERKSELEALLEVCETSESAGKVGGAASTVEDWSGPFEWDSRADDVRFNVFGISTYRANQKEIINAVMSGRDVMVIMAAGGGKSLCYQLPAILHDGLALVVSPLLSLIQDQVMGLTALGIPAYMLTSTTSKENEKFIYKALEKGEGEIKILYVTPEKISKSKRFMSKLEKCHHAGRLSLVAIDEAHCCSQWGHDFRPDYKNLGILKTQFPNVPLVALTATATQKVQGDLVEMLHIQRCIRFVSTINRPNLFYLVREKSSVGKVVIDEIADLIRESYPNDESGIVYCFSRKECEQVAKELRERGISADYYHADMDAGFREKIHLRWSQNKLQVIVGTVAFGMGINKPDVRFVIHHSLSKSMETYYQESGRAGRDGLPSECILFFRPADVPRQSSMVFYENSGLQNFYGIVRYCQSKRQCRRSAFFHHFAEPLQDCNGMCDNCAFSSEVEEIDVSSHAKLMVSFLQDLQENDQRLTMLQLVEKMKNKHKEIDSNMKREKLEQLVVQLITEHVLKEEFQHTAYSTNAYVTIGPLAKQVLQGKKIIKQEVSSRLNTGTEKRKSVKRSLTSSHLEFKLDNLRKELASVHGGILPHSILSAQQIRTISAQKPHPIEELEKVIGKLKTEKYGSRILEEIQNCTDSDLPNNGKLIEEKDSEGRAKKRTMTTKSHIVIESSDEDA, encoded by the exons ATGGAAAGTGAAGAGGTATTAGAGGAGCTAAAGAACGTGGAGGTGGAGATTCAAGATGTCCAAG ACCAGATAAGGATATTACTTGACCAGCAAGAAAAGTTATACGAGAGGAAGTCTGAACTGGAGGCTCTGCTGGAAGTGTGTGAAACATCTGAAAGTGCTGGTAAAGTTGGTGGTGCAGCTAGTACTGTTGAAGACTGGTCTGGCCCATTCGAGTGGGATTCACGAGCTGATGATGTTAGGTTCAATGTCTTTGGCATATCCACATATCGTGCAAATCAGAAGGAG ATAATAAATGCTGTCATGAGTGGAAGAGATGTTATGGTCATTATGGCTGCTGGTGGTGGCAAGAGTCTATGTTATCAGCTGCCAGCTATTCTTCATGATGGACTCGCCCTTGTCGTCAGTCCTTTACTTTCTTTAATTCAAGATCAG GTTATGGGTTTGACTGCTTTAGGCATTCCAGCATACATGTTGACATCCACCACTAGCAAGGAAAACGAGAAGTTCATATACAAGGCTCTCGAAAAGGGTGAAGGAGAGATCAAAATTCTGTATGTCACTCCAGAAAAGATATCAAAGAGCAAGAGATTTATGtcgaaacttgaaaagtgtcATCATGCTGGTCGCCTTTCTCTGGTTGCAATTGAT gaGGCACATTGCTGCAGTCAGTGGGGTCATGATTTTCGTCCTGACTATAAGAACCTTGGTATCCTTAAGACTCAGTTTCCCAATGTTCCTTTGGTGGCATTGACT GCTACTGCTACTCAAAAAGTCCAAGGCGATCTGGTTGAGATGCTGCACATCCAACGGTGCATTAGATTTGTCAGCACAATTAACAGGCCAAATCTCTTTTATCTG GTGCGGGAAAAATCATCTGTTGGTAAGGTGGTTATTGATGAAATTGCTGATCTTATTCGTGAATCTTATCCAAATGATGAATCTGGGATAGTTTATTGCTTCTCCAGAAAAGAATGCGAGCAG GTTGCAAAGGAGTTACGAGAGAGGGGAATTTCTGCTGACTATTACCATGCAGATATGGATGCAGGTTTTCGTGAGAAAATTCATTTGCG ATGGAGCCAAAATAAGCTACAGGTCATTGTTGGTACA GTGGCATTTGGCATGGGAATTAACAAGCCTGATG TCAGGTTTGTCATCCATCACAGCCTCAGTAAATCAATGGAAACATATTACCAG GAAAGTGGCCGAGCTGGACGAGATGGACTGCCTTCTGAATGCATTCTTTTCTTTAGGCCTGCTGATGTTCCCAGGCAG AGTTCCATGGTCTTCTACGAAAATTCTGGATTGCAAAATTTTTATGGGATAGTGCGGTATTGTCAG TCAAAAAGACAATGTCGCCGAAGTGCcttttttcaccattttgcCGAGCCACTGCAAGATTGCAATG GGATGTGTGACAACTGTGCATTCTCGAGTGAAGTTGAGGAAATCGATGTATCAA GTCATGCAAAACTTATGGTATCATTTCTGCAAGATTTGCAAGAAAATGATCAGAGATTGACAATGTTGCAACTCgtggagaaaatgaagaataagcACAAAGAAATAG ATTCCAacatgaagagagagaaactagaacAGCTAGTGGTGCAGCTTATAACAGAGCATGTTTTG AAAGAAGAATTCCAGCATACTGCATATTCTACAAACGCGTACGTTACCATTGGACCATTAGCAAAGCAAGTATTGCAAG gTAAGAAGATTATAAAGCAAGAAGTTTCTAGCAGACTGAATACAGGGACTGAAAAGAGGAAATCTGTTAAACGCAGTCTCACATCATCGCATTTGGAGTTCAAGCTTGACAATCTGCGAAAGGAGCTAGCCTCGGTTCATGGGGGAATATTGCCTCATTCTATATTGTCTGCTCAGCAGATCAGAACCATAAGTGCCCAGAAACCACATCCAATAGAAGAG CTGGAGAAAGTTATAGGAAAGTTGAAGACAGAAAAGTATGGAAGTAGGATTCTCGAAGAAATCCAGAATTGCACGGACTCAGACCTGCCTAATAATGGAAAGTTGATAGAGGAAAAGGACAGTGAAGGTAGAGCTAAAAAGAGGACAATGACCACGAAGAGTCATATTGTTATTGAGAGTAGTGATGAAGACGCATGA
- the LOC120008877 gene encoding uncharacterized protein LOC120008877, translated as MPAVFGCEVTSWMDACSCFGKEYKIWSESAYMASRSVAVSKIHLVILEACKSALMFSRKKKRGWSCPNNLHGMPKNFGAFFFSCLVESRKSWSCLTNTYSIS; from the exons ATGCCAGCTGTGTTTGGGTGTGAAGTCACATCTTGGATGGATGCTTG CTCATGTTTTGGGAAGGAGTATAAAATCTGGAGCGAATCAGCGTATATGGCATCGAGATCAG TTGCAGTATCCAAGATTCATTTAGTTATTTTGGAGGCCTGCAAGTCTGCACTGATGTTtagtagaaaaaagaaaagaggttgGAGTTGCCCAAACAACCTCCACGGTATGCCTAAAAACTTTggtgctttttttttctcatgtttAGTAGAAAGCAGAAAGAGTTGGAGTTGCCTAACAAACACGTACAGTATCTCATAA
- the LOC120009154 gene encoding zinc-finger homeodomain protein 2 yields the protein MDFDEHEEQEEEIGMAEAPGYDSLGNSSARSKSGGGGDGAAASVPPASRNNSRAVRYRECLKNHAVNIGGHAVDGCGEFMAAGDEGTLDALKCAACNCHRNFHRKETGGDQSSLYSLQHQHQQLQFYRGPPPAGYLHLTPTPRPLALPSASGGGGYSREEEDVSNPSSSGGGGGSGLKKRFRTKFTQEQKEKMLAFAEQLGWRIQKHDDAALEQFCAETGVKRHVLKVWMHNNKHTLGKKP from the coding sequence atggATTTTGACGAGCACGAAGAGCAAGAGGAAGAGATAGGAATGGCCGAGGCTCCGGGTTACGACTCGTTAGGCAACTCATCAGCTCGGTCTAAAAGCGGCGGAGGTGGTGATGGTGCTGCCGCATCAGTACCACCAGCTTCCCGAAATAATAGCAGGGCGGTTAGGTACAGAGAATGTCTCAAGAACCACGCCGTGAATATCGGGGGACACGCGGTAGACGGTTGCGGTGAGTTCATGGCTGCAGGCGATGAAGGCACTCTGGACGCGCTCAAATGCGCCGCCTGTAACTGTCACCGAAATTTCCACCGCAAGGAGACGGGTGGGGATCAGTCTTCCTTGTATTCACTCCAGCACCAGCATCAGCAACTCCAATTCTACCGCGGCCCGCCTCCGGCTGGATACTTGCACTTGACCCCAACCCCGCGGCCCCTGGCTCTACCCTCGGCTTCCGGGGGTGGAGGCTACAGTAGAGAAGAGGAGGATGTTTCGAATCCGAGCAGTAGCGGCGGCGGAGGAGGTAGTGGATTGAAGAAGCGGTTTAGGACAAAGTTTACGCAGGAGCAGAAGGAGAAGATGCTGGCATTTGCGGAGCAGCTGGGGTGGAGGATACAGAAGCATGATGATGCAGCTTTGGAGCAGTTTTGTGCAGAGACGGGCGTGAAGCGGCATGTGTTGAAAGTCTGGATgcacaacaacaaacacaccCTCGGTAAGAAACCCTAA
- the LOC120009618 gene encoding uncharacterized protein LOC120009618 isoform X3, giving the protein MTRNKPTTINAPSTQATIPECCMCGDSGLSHELFHCKVCQFRSQHRYCSNLYPKAEYYRVCNWCLREKDNNKSQNSSNSSSSTKASSEGDTKSKKRNNIQGGLKGRRGNSPLKPNIPIKKVQRSSPEPSSPEKLRKRIITKKALEEKMMRRTRSADSLNNNTDNGIARKHVFRNKVRRYKLLEEVSSLS; this is encoded by the exons ATGACAAGAAATAAGCCTACTACTATTAATGCACCATCAACACAAGCAACAATCCCCGAGTGTTGTATGTGTGGAGATTCTGGTCTGTCTCACGAGCTCTTCCACTGCAAAGTCTGCCAATTTAGATCTCAACACAG ATATTGCAGCAATCTGTATCCGAAGGCAGAGTATTACAGAGTATGTAATTGGTGTTTACGCGAGAAAGACAATAACAAGTCCCAGAATTCTTCgaattcttcatcatcaaccaAAGCGAGCAGCGAAGGCGATACCAAGAGCAAGAAGAGGAACAATATACAGGGAGGATTAAAGGGTCGGAGAGGCAATTCACCATTGAAACCCAATATCCCCATCAAGAAAGTACAGAGGTCATCGCCTGAGCCATCATCACCGGAGAAACTGCGAAAAAGGATCATCACAAAGAAAGCATTGGAGGAGAAGATGATGAGGAGGACGAGGTCCGCGGATTCACTGAATAATAATACTGATAATGGGATCGCGAGGAAGCATGTTTTTAGAAATAAAGTCAGAAGGTATAAACTACTGGAAGAGGTTTCAAGCTTATCATGA
- the LOC120009686 gene encoding serine/threonine-protein kinase-like protein At1g28390, with the protein MGYLSCNAESAISTCDSHNWNFSTKSKSRRKSCEPVKIREFSYNELVTATNDFSAENFLGKGSHGSVYRAVLDGGKLIAAVKKTVSAANFQNSSNSSNSPADNEIEILSRVRNPCLVNLIGFCSEIKDKKLIVVEYMPNGSLYDLLHSSSTPPAWSRRVLFALQLAKAIQFLHSSNPPVIHRDIKSSNVLIDRHWNTRLGDFGLALRGHVEDVLVKCTPPAGTLGYLDPGYLAPGDLSTKSDVFSFGILLLEIISGRNAIDFNYSPPSVVDWAVPLIKQGNFTGILDERIRSPADPAVVRKLAVLAARCVRSTADKRPNMAEVVEYLKVINKRARAPPIWNHCRRHGGTIPPAVAFDAVDRSEEVVKVARLGSRRTGKVSNVSSVEYIGNEATTFASDRVTRSKSTGSFKPGSDSSSQKRRTGVTVISRVRLNKSRSTGLLQGPRVRVVNSNHKSFEPRRIENSTETDMSTSMKRMQEKPLFSN; encoded by the coding sequence ATGGGCTATCTTTCTTGCAATGCGGAGTCTGCAATCTCCACCTGTGATTCTCACAATTGGAATTTTTCAACGAAAAGCAAATCCAGACGCAAAAGCTGCGAACCAGTCAAGATTAGAGAGTTCTCGTACAATGAACTCGTCACCGCCACGAATGATTTCTCTGCAGAGAATTTTCTCGGGAAAGGCAGCCATGGAAGCGTCTACAGAGCAGTCCTCGACGGTGGAAAGCTCATTGCCGCAGTCAAGAAGACGGTGTCTGCAGCTAATTTTCAAAACAGTTCTAATTCTAGCAATAGTCCTGCAGATAACGAGATTGAGATTCTGTCCAGAGTCCGAAACCCTTGCCTTGTGAATCTGATCGGCTTTTGCAGTGAAATCAAAGACAAAAAGCTCATCGTCGTTGAGTATATGCCAAATGGTTCTTTATACGATTTGCTTCACTCGAGCTCAACCCCGCCGGCTTGGAGCCGGCGAGTCCTGTTCGCGTTACAGTTAGCGAAAGCGATTCAATTTCTGCACTCATCGAATCCTCCAGTGATTCACAGAGATATTAAGTCCTCAAATGTGTTAATCGATAGGCATTGGAACACGAGGCTCGGCGATTTCGGTTTGGCTTTGAGAGGACACGTGGAGGACGTGCTCGTGAAGTGCACACCACCGGCGGGGACGTTAGGGTACCTTGACCCTGGCTATCTTGCCCCAGGGGATCTCAGTACCAAAAGCGACGTTTTCAGTTTCGGAATCTTGTTATTGGAGATCATCAGTGGAAGGAATGCGATCGATTTTAACTACAGTCCGCCATCAGTTGTTGATTGGGCGGTGCCATTGATCAAGCAAGGAAACTTCACCGGAATCCTCGACGAACGAATCAGATCGCCGGCAGATCCCGCCGTTGTGCGTAAACTCGCCGTTTTGGCTGCTCGTTGCGTGAGATCAACGGCGGATAAGCGTCCGAATATGGCGGAGGTGGTTGAGTATTTGAAAGTCATTAACAAAAGAGCTCGCGCGCCGCCGATCTGGAACCACTGCAGGCGGCACGGGGGGACAATTCCGCCGGCTGTTGCGTTCGATGCGGTTGACCGGAGCGAAGAGGTTGTGAAGGTAGCCAGACTCGGTAGCAGGAGAACCGGGAAGGTATCCAATGTTTCGAGTGTAGAATACATTGGTAATGAAGCAACCACTTTTGCGAGTGATCGGGTAACCCGATCGAAGTCCACTGGCTCTTTTAAACCGGGTTCGGATTCAAGTTCACAAAAAAGAAGGACCGGGGTGACAGTTATCAGCCGTGTGAGGCTTAACAAGTCCAGATCTACCGGGTTGTTACAGGGACCACGGGTTCGGGTTGTGAACTCTAACCATAAATCGTTTGAGCCAAGGAGGATTGAGAATTCAACGGAAACTGACATGTCAACAAGTATGAAAAGGATGCAGGAGAAGCCATTGTTTTCAAACTGA
- the LOC120009461 gene encoding ATP-dependent DNA helicase Q-like 2 isoform X1, producing the protein MESEEVLEELKNVEVEIQDVQGKQAYYIRLLSSIYLSFREDQIRILLDQQEKLYERKSELEALLEVCETSESAGKVGGAASTVEDWSGPFEWDSRADDVRFNVFGISTYRANQKEIINAVMSGRDVMVIMAAGGGKSLCYQLPAILHDGLALVVSPLLSLIQDQVMGLTALGIPAYMLTSTTSKENEKFIYKALEKGEGEIKILYVTPEKISKSKRFMSKLEKCHHAGRLSLVAIDEAHCCSQWGHDFRPDYKNLGILKTQFPNVPLVALTATATQKVQGDLVEMLHIQRCIRFVSTINRPNLFYLVREKSSVGKVVIDEIADLIRESYPNDESGIVYCFSRKECEQVAKELRERGISADYYHADMDAGFREKIHLRWSQNKLQVIVGTVAFGMGINKPDVRFVIHHSLSKSMETYYQESGRAGRDGLPSECILFFRPADVPRQSSMVFYENSGLQNFYGIVRYCQSKRQCRRSAFFHHFAEPLQDCNGMCDNCAFSSEVEEIDVSSHAKLMVSFLQDLQENDQRLTMLQLVEKMKNKHKEIDSNMKREKLEQLVVQLITEHVLKEEFQHTAYSTNAYVTIGPLAKQVLQGKKIIKQEVSSRLNTGTEKRKSVKRSLTSSHLEFKLDNLRKELASVHGGILPHSILSAQQIRTISAQKPHPIEELEKVIGKLKTEKYGSRILEEIQNCTDSDLPNNGKLIEEKDSEGRAKKRTMTTKSHIVIESSDEDA; encoded by the exons ATGGAAAGTGAAGAGGTATTAGAGGAGCTAAAGAACGTGGAGGTGGAGATTCAAGATGTCCAAGGTAAACAAGCCTACTACATTCGCCTTTTGAGCTCCATATATTTGAGTTTCCGAGAAG ACCAGATAAGGATATTACTTGACCAGCAAGAAAAGTTATACGAGAGGAAGTCTGAACTGGAGGCTCTGCTGGAAGTGTGTGAAACATCTGAAAGTGCTGGTAAAGTTGGTGGTGCAGCTAGTACTGTTGAAGACTGGTCTGGCCCATTCGAGTGGGATTCACGAGCTGATGATGTTAGGTTCAATGTCTTTGGCATATCCACATATCGTGCAAATCAGAAGGAG ATAATAAATGCTGTCATGAGTGGAAGAGATGTTATGGTCATTATGGCTGCTGGTGGTGGCAAGAGTCTATGTTATCAGCTGCCAGCTATTCTTCATGATGGACTCGCCCTTGTCGTCAGTCCTTTACTTTCTTTAATTCAAGATCAG GTTATGGGTTTGACTGCTTTAGGCATTCCAGCATACATGTTGACATCCACCACTAGCAAGGAAAACGAGAAGTTCATATACAAGGCTCTCGAAAAGGGTGAAGGAGAGATCAAAATTCTGTATGTCACTCCAGAAAAGATATCAAAGAGCAAGAGATTTATGtcgaaacttgaaaagtgtcATCATGCTGGTCGCCTTTCTCTGGTTGCAATTGAT gaGGCACATTGCTGCAGTCAGTGGGGTCATGATTTTCGTCCTGACTATAAGAACCTTGGTATCCTTAAGACTCAGTTTCCCAATGTTCCTTTGGTGGCATTGACT GCTACTGCTACTCAAAAAGTCCAAGGCGATCTGGTTGAGATGCTGCACATCCAACGGTGCATTAGATTTGTCAGCACAATTAACAGGCCAAATCTCTTTTATCTG GTGCGGGAAAAATCATCTGTTGGTAAGGTGGTTATTGATGAAATTGCTGATCTTATTCGTGAATCTTATCCAAATGATGAATCTGGGATAGTTTATTGCTTCTCCAGAAAAGAATGCGAGCAG GTTGCAAAGGAGTTACGAGAGAGGGGAATTTCTGCTGACTATTACCATGCAGATATGGATGCAGGTTTTCGTGAGAAAATTCATTTGCG ATGGAGCCAAAATAAGCTACAGGTCATTGTTGGTACA GTGGCATTTGGCATGGGAATTAACAAGCCTGATG TCAGGTTTGTCATCCATCACAGCCTCAGTAAATCAATGGAAACATATTACCAG GAAAGTGGCCGAGCTGGACGAGATGGACTGCCTTCTGAATGCATTCTTTTCTTTAGGCCTGCTGATGTTCCCAGGCAG AGTTCCATGGTCTTCTACGAAAATTCTGGATTGCAAAATTTTTATGGGATAGTGCGGTATTGTCAG TCAAAAAGACAATGTCGCCGAAGTGCcttttttcaccattttgcCGAGCCACTGCAAGATTGCAATG GGATGTGTGACAACTGTGCATTCTCGAGTGAAGTTGAGGAAATCGATGTATCAA GTCATGCAAAACTTATGGTATCATTTCTGCAAGATTTGCAAGAAAATGATCAGAGATTGACAATGTTGCAACTCgtggagaaaatgaagaataagcACAAAGAAATAG ATTCCAacatgaagagagagaaactagaacAGCTAGTGGTGCAGCTTATAACAGAGCATGTTTTG AAAGAAGAATTCCAGCATACTGCATATTCTACAAACGCGTACGTTACCATTGGACCATTAGCAAAGCAAGTATTGCAAG gTAAGAAGATTATAAAGCAAGAAGTTTCTAGCAGACTGAATACAGGGACTGAAAAGAGGAAATCTGTTAAACGCAGTCTCACATCATCGCATTTGGAGTTCAAGCTTGACAATCTGCGAAAGGAGCTAGCCTCGGTTCATGGGGGAATATTGCCTCATTCTATATTGTCTGCTCAGCAGATCAGAACCATAAGTGCCCAGAAACCACATCCAATAGAAGAG CTGGAGAAAGTTATAGGAAAGTTGAAGACAGAAAAGTATGGAAGTAGGATTCTCGAAGAAATCCAGAATTGCACGGACTCAGACCTGCCTAATAATGGAAAGTTGATAGAGGAAAAGGACAGTGAAGGTAGAGCTAAAAAGAGGACAATGACCACGAAGAGTCATATTGTTATTGAGAGTAGTGATGAAGACGCATGA
- the LOC120009618 gene encoding uncharacterized protein LOC120009618 isoform X2 translates to MTRNKPTTINAPSTQATIPECCMCGDSGLSHELFHCKVCQFRSQHSNLYPKAEYYRVCNWCLREKDNNKSQNSSNSSSSTKASSEGDTKSKKRNNIQGGLKGRRGNSPLKPNIPIKKVQRSSPEPSSPEKLRKRIITKKALEEKMMRRTRSADSLNNNTDNGIARKHVFRNKVRRYGIMDGSSVFLVILDFSQSHNTESEGLKRIHSGRPHLHILNNLFCNVINTINLS, encoded by the exons ATGACAAGAAATAAGCCTACTACTATTAATGCACCATCAACACAAGCAACAATCCCCGAGTGTTGTATGTGTGGAGATTCTGGTCTGTCTCACGAGCTCTTCCACTGCAAAGTCTGCCAATTTAGATCTCAACACAG CAATCTGTATCCGAAGGCAGAGTATTACAGAGTATGTAATTGGTGTTTACGCGAGAAAGACAATAACAAGTCCCAGAATTCTTCgaattcttcatcatcaaccaAAGCGAGCAGCGAAGGCGATACCAAGAGCAAGAAGAGGAACAATATACAGGGAGGATTAAAGGGTCGGAGAGGCAATTCACCATTGAAACCCAATATCCCCATCAAGAAAGTACAGAGGTCATCGCCTGAGCCATCATCACCGGAGAAACTGCGAAAAAGGATCATCACAAAGAAAGCATTGGAGGAGAAGATGATGAGGAGGACGAGGTCCGCGGATTCACTGAATAATAATACTGATAATGGGATCGCGAGGAAGCATGTTTTTAGAAATAAAGTCAGAAG ATATGGAATTATGGATGGATCTTCAGTCTTTCTTGTCATCCTTGACTTTTCCCAAAGCCATAATACTGAGAGTGAAGGGCTTAAGCGTATACATTCTGGGCGACCACATTTGCATATCCTCAACAATCTCTTTTGCAATGTAATCAACACAATCAATTTATCATAA